Proteins encoded together in one Epinephelus moara isolate mb chromosome 2, YSFRI_EMoa_1.0, whole genome shotgun sequence window:
- the rnf168 gene encoding E3 ubiquitin-protein ligase rnf168 — translation MAPVSDRGGGRSKGRELSLDDCRCPVCLEIFMEPVTLPCTHTFCKECFLETVDKATLCCPMCRKRVSTWARLNSRNNTLVDQQLWTHIQTAFPLQCQRRLSGQDAITEDDPGVSVCFPRVSQPGELKREYEDQVTKLTEEKRAMEEEEQRASEEYIQRLLAEEEELLQEERRRREDDERLARLLSNQLNSNPVSQDNLGPADVTPAKKKKKKDVSGGQMDKFLCPLPSNNSSSSSLSSRCSFVSNKENILVSQVERPLPNLDYYGPQRDRSEPPSVSVDDQLHPGTHRSHMTGDKRKSSELDMTEDEEETVTKRGSLLPPSSSSSLQVEVLQGVSEWEVEQLRRRQQEEDDRRLALLLQKELDQEEKQRATDRRKDSSDPYLLRPNSRGKVEATSSSRTSPASSSKTCSTSPSTRTSTPSSKTSSTSSSPTTPNPSSTSSSRTSSSRGSKQATLTEMFSSLIS, via the exons atggCGCCAGTGTCAGACAGAGGAGGTGGGAGGAGCAAAGGGAGGGAGCTGTCTCTGGACGACTGTCGTTGTCCGGTGTGTCTGGAGATCTTCATGGAGCCAGTGACGCtgccctgcacacacaccttcTGCAAG GAGTGTTTCCTGGAGACGGTCGATAAGGCCACGCTGTGCTGCCCGATGTGCAGGAAGAGAGTTTCCACGTGGGCTCGTCTGAACAGCAGGAACAACACGCTGGTCGACCAGCAGCTGTGGACGCACATCCAGACCGCCTTCCCTCTGCAGTGTCAGCGCCGCCTTAGTGGGCAGGACGCCATCACCGAGGATGACCCCGGAG tgtctgtgtgttttcccagaGTCAGTCAGCCTGGAGAGCTGAAGAGAGAATATGAGGACCAGGTGACTAAA ctgACGGAGGAGAAGCGAgcgatggaggaggaggagcagagggccAGTGAGGAGTACATCCAGAGACTGctggctgaggaggaggagcttctgcaggaggagaggaggaggcgtGAAGATGACGAGCGGCTCGCCAGACTGCTGAGTAACCAGCTG AACTCGAATCCCGTCTCCCAGGACAACCTCGGTCCTGCTGACGTCACTCCagcaaaaaagaagaagaagaaggatgtCAGCGGGGGACAGATGGACAA gttcTTGTGTCCTCTTCCCTCCAACAACAGCTCGTCCTCGTCCCTGTCCTCTCGCTGCAGCTTCGTGTCCAACAAG GAGAACATCCTGGTGTCTCAGGTGGAGCGTCCCCTCCCTAACCTGGACTATTATGGTCCTCAGAGGGACAGATCAGAACCTCCGTCTGTCTCCGTGGACGACCAGCTCCACCCAGGGACACACAGGAGTCACATGACTGGAGACAAGAGGAAGAGCTCTGAGCTGGACATGacagaggacgaggaggagacGGTCACCAAACGAGGCTCTCTCCTcccgccctcctcctcctcctctctgcaggtggaggtcCTTCAGGGGGTCTCTGAGTGGGAGGTggagcagctgaggagacgtcagcaggaggaggacgacCGGCGTCTTGCTCTGCTCCTGCAGAAGGAGTTGGACcaggaggagaagcagagagCCACCGACCGACGCAAAGACTCCTCCGACCCCTACCTGCTCCGCCCAAACAGCCGGGGGAAGGTGGAGGCCACCTCCTCCTCAAGGACCTCCCCCGCCTCCTCCTCTAAGACCTGCTCCACCTCCCCCTCCACAAGgacctccaccccctcctctaagacctcctccacctcctcctctccaacgACCCCCaacccctcctccacctcctcctcaagGACCTCCTCCAGCAGAGGCAGCAAACAGGCCACTCTGACTGAGATGTTCTCCAGCCTGATCAGCTGA